The following is a genomic window from Hymenobacter monticola.
TATTTCGGCAAAAAGCCCCACCTCATCCGGCGCAACCGCACCAGCGTGGCCGTGCTCACGGGCCAGGAAACCGCTGAGGAACTGGCCAAGCTGGGGCCCGATATTTTCCAGTATTACGGCTTGGGCTGCCGCAACGTGAGCAAGCTATTTGTGCCCGTGGGCTACGACTTCGTGCCGCTGATGGACGCCCTGCAGCCGTTCGAAAACGTGCTGCATCATCACAAATACAATAACAACTACGACTACAACAAGAGCATTCTATTGGTGAACCGGGAACCGCACTTCGACAACGGCTTCTTCCTCATTCGGCCTAGCCAGGGCCTGGTGTCGCCCATTTCGATGGTGTTTTACGCTGAGTACAGCAGCGAAATCGACCTAGTGGACCAACTCACAGACATTGCGGCCCAAATGCAGTGCGTGGTGTCGGCCGGGGCCCGGTTTGCGGGCAGCCTGCCGTTCGGGCAAGCCCAGCAACCCGCCGTGAGCGAATACGCCGACCGAATCGACACCATGGAGTTTCTGGCGGAATTGCCGTAGTACGCGCAGGAAATACCGGCCACAAAAAAACGTCCTGCTGAGCAATTCCCAGCAGGACGTTTTACATATTGCATTCTCTTGCCTACAGCCGCTGCAAGGTCTGCTCAATCATGGCATCGACCACGGCGGCGGCGTTTTCGGCGAATTCTCCGGTGGCGCGATTGGCCACGATGGCGTTCAGCGACAGCACCTCGTGGCCCAGCAGGCGGCCCAGCGAGTAGTAGCCGGCGGTTTCCATCTCGAAGTTGCTGAGGCGAAACTCGCCCTCGGCGCTTTGGTGACGGAAGTTTTGCAGGCGCGAGATGTAGTCGGGCGTGCGCAGGTCGAGGCGCAGGCTGCGGCCCTGCGGGCCGTAGAAGCCAGGGCAGGTGAGCGTGTTGCCCATCACCATGTTGGTGCCCAACTGCTCGCGCAGCAGGTCGGACCCGCGCACCACGTAGGGCGCAAAGGGCAGGCCCAGCGTGCGCTGCAGCTCGGTGGCCACTTCGGTTTCGAGGCCGGTTTCCATCAGCGGGTAAAACTGCATCAGGCTGTCGAGGCCCACGGCGTGCTCGGTGGCCAGCATGGCGCCAATGGGCACGTCGGCCTGCAGGCTGCCGCTGGTGCCCAGCCGGATGATGCGCAGGCTCATGCGCTCCTCGGCGGGCCGCACGGTGCGGGCCATGAAGTCGATGTTCACCAGCGCATCAAGCTCGTTCATCACGATGTCGATGTTGTCGGTGCCCATGCCGGTGCTCAGCACCGTGAGGCGCTTGCCGCGGTAGTAGCCCACGTGCGTCACAAACTCACGGTGCGTGGTTTCAAACTCCACCGAGTCGAAATGCCGGCTCACCTGGGCCACCCGGCCGGGGTCGCCCACGGTGAGGATGGTGTCGGAAATGTGGTCGGGCAGCAGGTTGAGGTGATAAATGCTGCCGTCGGGGTTCAAGATGAGCTCGGAGTTGGGAATCATTTTGCGAATAGTTTTGAGTTTTGAGGGTTGAATGTTGAGTAAAAAAATTATTTCACTCAACATTCAACCCTCAACATTTAACGCTCCCGTAGGACGCCAGGCCCTGCGCGGGGTTGTAGTGGTTGCTGAGCTTGGGGTAGGCGCCGGTGCCGTCGTAGACGCGCTTGTCGGGGTGGGCGGCGCAGGCTTCGGAGCAGGCGCCCTGCAGCTGCTCGCCGCAGGCCTCGCACAGCGGCAGGTGGGCGTTGCAGTGCGGGTTGGCGCAGTTGATGAGGCGGTTGCTGGGCTGCTGGCAGTGCTGGCAGCGCGAAATCACGGTGGGGTTCACGCGGTTCACGTCCACGGCCACACGGTTGTCGAACACGTAGCACTGGCCGTCGAAGTCCTCGCCGCCGGTTTCGATGCCGTACTTGATGATGCCGCCGTGCAGCTGGTACACATTTTCAAAGCCCTGCTCCAGCAGGAAGGCGCTGGCTTTCTCGCACTTCACGCCGCCGGTGCAGTAAGTCAGGATTTTCTTGTCCTTGAATTCCTTGAGCCGCTCCACGCGGTCGGGGAAGTCACGGAAGTTCTCAATGTCGAGCGTCACAGCGTTCTTGAAGCGGCCGAGGTTGTACTCGTAGTCCGAGCGCACGTCTACAACCACCACGTCGTCGCGGTCCTTTAATTCCTTGAATTCCTGAGGCGAGAGGTGCTGGCCGGTTTTCTCGTGGGGCCGCACGTGGTGCAGGCTGCTGTGCACAATTTCGGGCTTCACGCGCACGTGCAGCTTCTGAAAAGTGTGCGCCGCCACGTCGTCTACCTTAAACTCCAGCGCTTCGAACCGCGGGTCGGCCTTCACGGCAGCCATGTAGGCGACGCAATTCTCCACGGTGCCCGACACCGTACCGTTCAGCCCCTCGGCAGCTACAATAATGCGGCCGCGCAAGTCCAGCTCCAGGCACAGGCGGTGGTGCTCGTCGCGGAATTGCTCGGGGTTTTCGAGCGGGGTATAGCAATAATAAAGAAGAACCTGATACATTCTAAAGTTTTGAGTTTTGAGTTTTGAGTACTATCCCGGCATATCAGGCTCGGGATGGTGCACCAACTCAACATTCAACATTTAACCCTTCTTAAACTTTCACCGCTGGGTTGCCGAACACCGTTTGGCCGTTGGGCACATCGGCCACCACCACCGAGCCCGCGCCCACGCGGGCCTTATCGCCGATTTTGACACCGGCCACTACCACGGCACCAGCTCCTACGAAGGCCTGCTCCCCTACTTGCACATCGGCCCCGATGAGAGCGCCACTGCCCAATTGGGCGAAACTGCCCACGTGGGCGCGGGCTTCCACCACGGCGTTGGCGCCCACCAGGCAGCCGTCGCCCACGGTGGCCGTGGCGGCCACCACGGCGTTGGGGCCGATGTAGTTGCCGTGGCCCAGCGTGGCGTGGTTCGAAACGCTGGCGCGCTGGTGAATGGCGTTCACGGGCACGGCTTCGTACTCGTTGCGCAGCATGGTAGTGAGGCTGCGGCGGCTGGCGGTGTCCTCGGTAGCCACAAATACTTCGCACTTTTTACCCAGCAGCTTCAGCAGTTCGCCGTCGTCGGTGTTGCCCATCACGGGCACATCGAGCAGTTCGGTGCCTTGCAGCTTTTTATCGTCGTCGAGCAGGCAGTACACCACCACGTCGTTGGAGAGGAAGGCATCGAGGGCGGCGGTGCCCACAGCCTGGGCACCAAGAATGATAACGGGGTTTTCCATGAAGGAGAGGCAAGTAAAGAGAACGGCCGGCCTGCAGCGGGCAGAAAGCCCGCGCGGCCGGGAGCACAAAGGTACGCACCTTGTTGCATGAGGCGTTTTGGGCGCCTGGCGCGGCCTGGGTGCCCAAACAAAGGTTTCTAGCCGTTTCTTTTTAACCAGCGCAGGCCCCGCGCCGCGTAGTCGTTTTGCAGCAGCAGCAGCAGCAGAAACGGCAATAGCTCGCACCGGTAGCGGTTGAGTGAGCCCAGGTTGGGGGTAGTAAGTCCCATGAGAATGGCCAGGATAAGGCAGAAAACGGCCAGCCCCAGCCCCAATCCGAAAGGCAGATGCCCCCCTTTTTTCCGCCACGCGGCCCAGGCCGCCACGGCCAGCAGGGCCAGCACCGCGGTGTTTTCGAGGGCCGCAGCCACGTACAGGGGCCGCCACGACTCGCCCAGCCACGGCCGCGTGATGACGTTGACGGCGGCCAGCGGAGCATGGGCGGCAAAACTTTCGAGGGTGGGCCGCAGGTCGGCGTACTCGAAGTGGGGCCGCCCGATGGCATGCGCCAACTCGAAAGTGTAAACCGTGATGACCTGGTTGGTAAACTTATTGATGCTAAAGGCCACGCTCAGCTGCGGGGCCAGCCACGCGCCCGTGCCCAGCACCAGGGCCATGGCCAGGGCCTGCCCCCAGCGGCCGCGAACCGGTGTGTACAGCTCCAGCCACCGCCCCAGGGCCACGCCGGCCAGCACCCCAAGCAGCGGCACGGCGAAGAAATACCGCATGCTGAAGTGCATGAGTGCCAGCCCGAGCGCACCCAGCCACCACCGCACGTGGGGGCCCCACGGCTGGGCGTTGGCCGCCGGGGGAGCGTAGCAGTAGGCCACCACTTTGGCCGTAAGCCAAGCGCCACTTCCCAGGAGCACCGACTCTTTGCTAATGCCCGTGGCCCAGAAGCACGTGGTGGGCCAAAATAGAAATCCAACCGCAGCAGCGCCCGCCGGTGCATCCGGAAACGCTTCGGCAAACACCCGGACCAGCTGCCAGCATCCCACGAAGACGAATAAGCTCAAGTACAGCGCATTTATCCAGTCCGACTGCAAGGAGGCCAAGTTCAGCACACCCAGGATTTTCATCAGAATCCACGTGTTCGAGGTGTTCTGGAAGACAAAGTCATAAGCGGCTTTGTCTTTGGGGAACACCGTGACGGCCCGGGTCAGAATGTCCCACGTTCTGTCCGGATGGCGCCATATCCGGCGGGCCACCGTGTGCCCCACGAAGCTCATGAACCGGGCATCGCCCTGCAGGTGCCAGCAGCGTATGAGCCCCAGGCCGACGCGCAACGCCAGGCCCGCGCCAAACACCAACTGCCACCTTCCACTGCCTGCCCAGCGCCATTGGCGGCGCAGCCACGGCAGCAAAACCGCCAGCAAAGCGGCGTTCAGTAAAACAGCAAACAGTATTTTCATCGGGGAAGGCGGGGTTGTTGCACCAGACGGCTGCCGATGGCGCAGTGCAGGCAGCGGCGGGGGGCGCAGTAAGTTTTGTGCAGCGCCAACAGGCCTTGCGAATCGGCGGCGGTGCGGTGCGTAAAGCCCAGGGCATCGTACACGTCGGTGAACTGGTTGTGCTCGGCGGGCAGCTCGCTTAGCAGGGCCACGCTGCTTTCCACCACTTCGGGCTTGCCGACGTAGCGGGCGTAAGCCACCCGCAGCGGCACCACCACGTTGGTGATGAGCAGGTCGATGCTGGCTTTGCCGAGGCCCGGCACTTTGCCCGGCCGGCCGGGCCGAAAGTGCGTGCGCCAGTACGCGGGCGCCGGCGCCTGGAAAAACTCAGCCAGCGCTGCCACGCTTTGCGCCGTGAGCAGGGCATCGAACAACGCCGGCCGCACGTGCAACAAGCCCACCAGCTGCCCCAGCCGCACCGGCGGAAAATTGGCGGGCCGCAGCCGCAGGTAATTCCACTCGTGTACGGCCAGCGCGGCTGCCCCCATGTTGTACTTGTGGCGCAGAAACTCGTGTTCTTGCCTCAAGTCCTGGATGTATTCATCGGCCTTGGTTTCCTCATTTTCAACCAGAAACCCGGCCTGCCCAAACAACAAGGCTTCGAGCTGGCGCCGGTCGTGCCGGTGCCGGCGGAGCACAGCCAGCGGCAGGGCTTTGGCCAGGCGGGCCAGCGGCTCGTTGTTCTTCTGGAAGCCAAAGGCGGCCATCAGGGCGTGGTAGGCGGTGGCCTCCCAGTCCTGCCCCAGGGTTTGGTGCAGCTCCATGATGGCATCGGCCTTGCGCTCCACGCGCTCCAGCAGGGCGCGCTCGGTCATCATGGTTTTCGTGATTTCGGGCACCAAGTGCAGGAGCGGCGCGCAGGGCAATGGGGCCGCCGCCGGGGCCTCCACCAAGGAGGTGTAGCGGGCCAGCAGTTCAGGCGCCAGCCGCGTTTGCAGGGCCAAAGCGGGAATCAGGCTGCCGTTCGTTCGGGCCACATCGGCATCGTGCGCGCCCACCACGTGCAAAATCACCTGGTCGTACTTGGGGTCGATTTGATGATGGTGGCGGTTCCAGTCGGAGGCGCGGAGGTGGATTTCCACCGCGCCGTTCCATTCTACTTCGCCAATGCGCAGGCGGGCGTTCAGAAAATCCGGGCCGGCGTCGGCGTTACGCTGGCCGGGGCGCAGCACCTGAATTTCCTCGCCTCCGGCCGTGCGCAGGTCAGCTTTGTCAAAATACTGGTGCTGCCACACGTAATGGAGGAAATCTTCTTTCATGGCCGGCAAAATACTACCCCGCTTGTCATCCTGCGCAAAGCGAAAGACCTTACCCTGCTCGAACGATACGTTCTAACCGGATAAGGTCCTTCGCTTTGCGCAGGATGACAAGGGTTTACTACCGCAGGTCCACCACTTTCACGCCTTTGTACTTGGCCTTGTCGAAGGCAAAGGTGCCGGCATCGACGGGTGGGTTGGGCTTGAAGTTTTTGATGAGGAAGGTGTACTGGTTGCCGTTCTTTTTAAACATCTGCCAGCTTTTCACCGAAGCGTCCTTTTTGCGCACCTTCAGGCGCACTTTAAACACGTCATTCTGGCGGTTTTCCGGCGCCAGCTCAATCACATCGAGGGGCTCGCCGCCTTCAGTCACCTGCTGCACGTAGGTGTACTTGTAGCCCTTTTTGTACATCGTATAAATCTGGGAAGGCGACATATCCTGCGAATCCGGGTCCGAATCGGAAATGTTTACCTCGTTTTCGTTCTTTAGGTAAGTCCAGGTGGTTTTGCCGTCGTTGATGACTTCCTGGCCGCTGATTTTGAGGCGGAACTTCTGGCCGCTCACCACAATGTCGCCGTTGAGGTTCTGCTTCACTTTGGCGCTGGGGTTTTCCAGCGTCTGGCTGAAAGTGGCCTGAAATGCTTTTAAGGCCTGGTATTTGGCGCTCATCTGGTCGAGGATTTTACCAGCTTTGGGGTCTTGCTGCGCGGCGGCAGGCAGAGCCAGCGAAACGGCGAGCAGCAAGAAGGAAATTGATTTTTTCATTAGAAAAGAGAGGTTCAAAAGCGCTAGTGCGGGACTTGGACAGCCTATACGGATTTGGTATTACAAACGTCCGGCCAAAATGCCACGCAAGTAAGAATGAAGCCAAAAAAGCTGTCAGAACGTGTACCCCGAAGCTCCGGCTTCGGCCCGTTGAACGGATGTTCGGGCGGGCCGAAGCCGGAGCTTCGGGGTACACGTTCTACTTCATTGAATTGAGCAGCTGCTCCAGTTGGTACTCGTCGGGAATGAGCACGTCGCGGGCCTTGCTGCCCTCGAACGGCCCCACAATGCCGGCGTGCTGAAGCTGGTCGATGAGGCGGCCGGCGCGGTTGTAGCCCAGTTTCAGCTTGCGCTGCAGCAGCGAGGTGCTGCCCTGCTGGTGCAATACGATGCAGCGGGCGGCTTCCTCGAACATGGTGTCGCGCTCGGAGGGGTCCATTTCCTCGTTGCCACCGCCGTCGCCGTCGGCGCCGGCCACTTCGGGCAGCAGGTAGGCGTCATTATAGCCCTGCTGCTCACCGATGTAGTCGCAGACGCGGTCCACCTCGGGCGTGTCGATGAAAGCGCATTGCACCCGGATGAGGTCGGAACCGGCCGAGAACAGC
Proteins encoded in this region:
- a CDS encoding nucleoside phosphorylase, giving the protein MIPNSELILNPDGSIYHLNLLPDHISDTILTVGDPGRVAQVSRHFDSVEFETTHREFVTHVGYYRGKRLTVLSTGMGTDNIDIVMNELDALVNIDFMARTVRPAEERMSLRIIRLGTSGSLQADVPIGAMLATEHAVGLDSLMQFYPLMETGLETEVATELQRTLGLPFAPYVVRGSDLLREQLGTNMVMGNTLTCPGFYGPQGRSLRLDLRTPDYISRLQNFRHQSAEGEFRLSNFEMETAGYYSLGRLLGHEVLSLNAIVANRATGEFAENAAAVVDAMIEQTLQRL
- the trhO gene encoding oxygen-dependent tRNA uridine(34) hydroxylase TrhO; translation: MYQVLLYYCYTPLENPEQFRDEHHRLCLELDLRGRIIVAAEGLNGTVSGTVENCVAYMAAVKADPRFEALEFKVDDVAAHTFQKLHVRVKPEIVHSSLHHVRPHEKTGQHLSPQEFKELKDRDDVVVVDVRSDYEYNLGRFKNAVTLDIENFRDFPDRVERLKEFKDKKILTYCTGGVKCEKASAFLLEQGFENVYQLHGGIIKYGIETGGEDFDGQCYVFDNRVAVDVNRVNPTVISRCQHCQQPSNRLINCANPHCNAHLPLCEACGEQLQGACSEACAAHPDKRVYDGTGAYPKLSNHYNPAQGLASYGSVKC
- a CDS encoding acyl-CoA reductase; the encoded protein is MNHSERLAAFVALGHRLASLSPDELTPLAARARNQNAWFDRPSVAAAVAGIAHLLAEEPLRHWAARYPAEPTTVHKIGVVMAGNIPMVGFHDVLCVLLSGHVLLAKLSADDTVLMLWLLEELTQLEPRFRASIQVLPRLNAADAFIATGSDNTARYFEYYFGKKPHLIRRNRTSVAVLTGQETAEELAKLGPDIFQYYGLGCRNVSKLFVPVGYDFVPLMDALQPFENVLHHHKYNNNYDYNKSILLVNREPHFDNGFFLIRPSQGLVSPISMVFYAEYSSEIDLVDQLTDIAAQMQCVVSAGARFAGSLPFGQAQQPAVSEYADRIDTMEFLAELP
- a CDS encoding LolA family protein translates to MKKSISFLLLAVSLALPAAAQQDPKAGKILDQMSAKYQALKAFQATFSQTLENPSAKVKQNLNGDIVVSGQKFRLKISGQEVINDGKTTWTYLKNENEVNISDSDPDSQDMSPSQIYTMYKKGYKYTYVQQVTEGGEPLDVIELAPENRQNDVFKVRLKVRKKDASVKSWQMFKKNGNQYTFLIKNFKPNPPVDAGTFAFDKAKYKGVKVVDLR
- a CDS encoding DUF2851 family protein, whose translation is MKEDFLHYVWQHQYFDKADLRTAGGEEIQVLRPGQRNADAGPDFLNARLRIGEVEWNGAVEIHLRASDWNRHHHQIDPKYDQVILHVVGAHDADVARTNGSLIPALALQTRLAPELLARYTSLVEAPAAAPLPCAPLLHLVPEITKTMMTERALLERVERKADAIMELHQTLGQDWEATAYHALMAAFGFQKNNEPLARLAKALPLAVLRRHRHDRRQLEALLFGQAGFLVENEETKADEYIQDLRQEHEFLRHKYNMGAAALAVHEWNYLRLRPANFPPVRLGQLVGLLHVRPALFDALLTAQSVAALAEFFQAPAPAYWRTHFRPGRPGKVPGLGKASIDLLITNVVVPLRVAYARYVGKPEVVESSVALLSELPAEHNQFTDVYDALGFTHRTAADSQGLLALHKTYCAPRRCLHCAIGSRLVQQPRLPR
- a CDS encoding NeuD/PglB/VioB family sugar acetyltransferase, which codes for MENPVIILGAQAVGTAALDAFLSNDVVVYCLLDDDKKLQGTELLDVPVMGNTDDGELLKLLGKKCEVFVATEDTASRRSLTTMLRNEYEAVPVNAIHQRASVSNHATLGHGNYIGPNAVVAATATVGDGCLVGANAVVEARAHVGSFAQLGSGALIGADVQVGEQAFVGAGAVVVAGVKIGDKARVGAGSVVVADVPNGQTVFGNPAVKV